Within the Burkholderia sp. NRF60-BP8 genome, the region TTCGGCGCAGATTTCCTGCCGGTCGCGCGCAGCGTCGTCGATATCGGCCAGACCTTCCCGCCGGTCGCCGTGCTCGCGCTTGCCGTGCCGGCGGTCGGCTTCGGATTGAAGCCCGTGCTGATCGCGCTCGTGCTGTACGGGCTCCTGCCGATTTTCGAAAGCACGATCGCCGGGCTCGAGGACGTGCCGCGCGACGTCGTCGACGCCGCGCGCGGGATGGGCATGAGCGGCTGGCAGCAACTGGTGTCCGTCGAGCTGCCGCTCGCGTTCCCGGTGATCGTCAACGGCATCCGCCTCGCGGTCGTGATCAATCTCGGCACCGCGACGATCGGCTCGACGGTCGCCGCGCGCGGGCTCGGCGACGTGATCATCGCGGGCCTGCAGACGTCGAACACCGCGTTCGTGCTGCAAGGCGGCGTGATCGTCGGCTTGCTCGCGGTACTCGTCAGCGACGCGATCGGCGCGATTGCGCGGGTGGCGAGCGCGCGACGCGCTTAGCATCGGTCACGGAATTTTTCGAAGGAGCCACCATGTCTGTCCTGGACGCCGGCCCGTTTTTTCATGGCACGAAAGCGAATTTGCGGATCGGCGATTTGCTGACGGCGGGTTTCAGATCGAATTATCGGGACGACGTCGTCATGAATCACGTTTATTTCACGGCCCTGCCCAAAGGCGCGGGCCTGGCTGCGGAAATGGCCAAAGGCGAGGGTCGACCGCGCGTCTACATCGTCGAGCCCACCGGGGAATTCGAAAACGATCCGAACGTCACGGACAAGAAATTCCCGGGCAATCCGACGCGATCGTATCGAAGTACCTCGCCTTTGAAAATCGTCGGCGAACTCGACAGCTGGGAACCCTACGATCCCGAGTTCATCCGGCAACTCAGAAGCCGCATCGAAACCGGCATCGGCGAGATCATCAACTAGCGTTCGTCCGGACTCCGATGCGTGTCCGTGCAACGATCGGCGCGTCGATCGTCGTGGACGTCACAAGCCTACACATCGCTTTCATTCGAGCGGGCGCTCGACCGTCTTCCGCGATTGGCCGATATACTATGCGCCTCCCATTTCCCCGCACTCGACCATGCGACGACGGTTCTTCTGGCTGATCGTGCTTTCGCTCGGCATTGCGCAACAGGCCGCGGCGCAGCAGGCGCCCGCATTGCCCGCCTCCGCGCCCGACGGACTGGCATCCGCGCCGACTGTCGCGTCCGCGCCGCTCGCGAACGCCAACGATCAGCCGAACGAAGCAAACCGCCGCATCACGTCCTACCTGACGAAGAAATTCGGCGTCGCAAGAGAAAAGGCTGCGAAGCTCGCCGATATCGTGAGCGTCACTGCGACGAAATATTCGCTGCCGCCGGCACTCGTTTACGCGATTATTTCGATCGAATCGCGCTTCCAGGAAAAGGCGCGGGGCCAGCATGGCGCGACCGGGTTGATGCAGGTCGTGCCGTCCGCGCACCGAGGCATGCTGCGCAACGTGAAGGATCTCACCGAGCCGAATGCGAACGTCGACGCCGGCTCGCGCATTCTGTCGGGCTACGTGAAAGCGGCCGGCGGCAACGTGCAGGCCGGGCTGAAGAGCTACAGCGGCGGATCCAGTGCGTATGCGGCGAAGGTGATGCAGCGGGTCGATTCGTTCCGGTTCGTGCTCGAACCCGAGGACGACGCAAAAAGCGCGAATACCGGGAACGACCCGAAGGCGCACATGGTGCCGGTCAGCGATCCTTCCGGCCCGGCGCCTGGCGCGAACCGCAACGCGAAGTAAGCAATGGGCACCCGCGCTCGCACGGCTCCGGCCCGACGCTGCGCGGCCCGGCTGTTCGCCATTGTCGCGCTGTCGGCCGCTCCTGTATCGGCTTTCGCTGTCGTCGACTGCGAACAGGCAGGGCCGACGATGGACGCCGTGCGACGCTGCGTGCTCGATCAGCAGCAGCAGCAAGTCGACAGCGCATACCGGTCGCTCGCTCGCAAGCTACGCCAACGCAACCCCGACGCTGCCGCCCAACTCGCGAAATCGCAGACGAGTTGGGCCGGCTTTGCCGGCGATACTTGTAACTACGTGAAGACCGCCAATCCGCAGCAGACGATTCCGAGTGACGCCTGGCTCAACTGTTGGGTAGATTTCAGTCAGGCACGCGTGCGCATCCTGAAGAAGTGGGAAGCCCAGTTGACGCAGCCGAACTGAACTGTCGCCCATCCCGTGGCGCCCGTCATTACTGCGCGCAACGCGCGCGCAGACGTGGCGTGCCGATGGTCGGTGAAGCACACGCTCAGAGCAGCGCGGCGTCGACCTTGGGCACCATAGGCGCAATACGCCTGACGCGTTCGGCCTGTGCTCGCACGTACTCGGCGATACGATGCACCCACGCGCGCTCGTCGCCCACATAGACGGCCGACTCCGCCAGCCCAGGAGCCAGTTCCGCAGCCAGCGTGGCCATCCGCACCATTTCACGCGCAACGAGCGCCGGCCGGATCTGCACGCGATGCGCGAAGTCCGCGAGCGCGAAAGCGGTCAGTTCCTCGGTGCGGAACACATCTCCGTACGCCATCGCCATGTCCTGCACATAAGCGTCGCCGTACACGTTCACACAGACCAGATCGTAAAACGGCGCCGGCTCGAGCCCGGTGCTGCTGACGAAAAACGAAATGTTCTTGCCATGCGCGTCGCTGTTGCCGATCAGCAGTTGCAGCAACGCCCAGCGCAGCATGACCGTGCGCGCAGCGACCGGTGTCTCCAGAGACGATGTCAGCGAAAACAGCTTCTCGAAGCTCACGCCTTCGCGAATATTGCGCACGTCCGCGTTGTTGCCGAGATTGCGTTCGTATTTGAGTGTCGCCGGCAAATCGAGGGCCTGACATCCATCGATGACATGAAGCCGCCGCACAGCGCTCACGCGCCGCGGATCGTCCGGGTCGGTCGTCACGAGCCGGTCGAATCGTTCGATCAGCAGAATGGGCTCGGGGATACGTCGAATCTCGACATGCGCGACCGGCAAACCCATGCGGGCCGCCAGCGTCATGCAGAAATGCTCGTTGGCGACCATGCACGGCGCGTTCGGGCTGCGCGAGTCGGGCTTCAGAATATGCGAGCTGCTCAGCGCCCCGTCCACGAGCGCAAACTGCTCGCCTTCGACAAGCACCTGCAGCTTGTCCTGATGGCCGGCGATCGATAGGCGCACCCGATCGTCCCAGACGGGAAACGGGATCGCATCGCGCTTGCGAATACGGTCGGCCAGTTCCTCCGCGGAGATCGGTCGGCGCACGGGTTCGAGAGGTTCAGTCGGCTGCCCTGCCTCGTCGTCCGGAACGAAGCTCAACGCACCGACGGGCTCCTTGCCGAGCATCCGGATCAGGCCGAAAACGTTGTCCTTCGATATCTGATACATCGATGCGGCCACATCGAGTGCGCGGCCCTCGGGAAGCAGATTGCCCACGAAGCGCTGGATCGCGCCCGTCGTCGGCTTGCCATCGAGCGGAATGCACGGCGACAACGCAAACGCGTCTGGTCGTGCGAGCCACGCCGGATCGTAGGAAAAACCGTAGTCGTCGCGGCGGGCATCGTAAGTCAGTTCCCCGACCGGCGAGCCGTCAGCCGAAATTCGCAGGCAATAGATCATCACTTGCCCTCGGGCGAACCGGACGAGCCGGACAAAGCGGCACGTATCGTCGCGTGATCGCGCACTGCCTTGCGCGCCACCTGAACGTCGCGTTTCGGCACGACGAGCAAATTCAGGCCAAAACCGTCGAGCACCTTGAACAGCTTGTCGAGACTCACCGCGCGCCCGTTTTCGAGGCGTGACAGCACGTCCTTGGAGACGCCGAGCATGTCGGCAGCATCGTCAATCCGCATCTGGTTCTGCGCGCGCCGGTTGCGCACGAGCGCCCCCAAGGCGGCGAGATCCAGTGCGAGCGGGTCGGGTATCGCGACGGGTTGCGGTAGGGTGCGGGCCATAATTCCGGAATTTCAGGAACAAAGCGCCATCGAGGTCGATCGACAGCATAGTTACGAGAATATCGGAATTATAGTGATTCGTCGGCCAGATCGCCAATTGTTCCGTTATTTCAGGAATAAAAAGACCAAAGGCCGCCAGCGAACCATTCTTCTCATATTTCAGGAACTATAAACGAGTACGGCGGCGCATTCGCGCCGCCGTCCCATGGAGTCGCCGAATCACCTCCCTCGTGCCTCGATCCGGCCCTCTCCAATCACAACTGCCCCGCCGCCCCCGTCCACCGCAGGTAATCCCCACGCGTCCAGTCGAGCGACACGCCGACGCGTTTCGTGCCGGGCCGGATCTTCGGCTTGTACACCGACAGCGTCAGCGATTCCAGCGCCGGCCATTCGCGGAACGACAGCACCGCGAGATCGGCGACGAGCGTCTCCAGCAGCCGCGTATGCGGCTTGTGCGACAGGAACGACGCGACGCGCGCGCAATACCCGTCGTAATCGATCCACTCGCCCTGCTCGCTCGGCTCGCAGCGATACCCGAGCCGCGCATCGATCACGATCGGCTGCGGCGCTTCATGCTCGTGCGCGTGGATACCGATTCGCGCGGGCACCTTCAGTTCGTCGACGAACACGCTCCAGCCGCGCCCGCGTAGGCGCGGCGCGTCGATCGCCACGAACGGTTCGTCGAACGGCTTCATGATGCGAGCGGCGCCGCGGCGTCGAGCATGATGCGCACGAAATAGTCGGCGAAGCTGCGACGCACGACGATCTCGAACGACGCGTCGCCGGTCGGGATCAGCGTGATCGGCGACTTGAAGTAGTGCGACTGCGCGCACTGGCCCGGCTTGAACACGCGCGGATGCAGATCGAGCGGGCAGCCGCGCGCGATCACGTCGCGCACGCGCTCGCCGCTGACCTCGACCACCGTGTAGCCGCTGCCGACGTCGACGGCCGCCGCATACGCGCCCTGCACGGCCTCCGCCAGCTTCGCCTCGAGCACGCCGGCCTGAACCGGCCCGTTCGACCGCACGAGCCATTCGTCGGGGCCGAGCCACAGCACGTCGTACTCGGCGCCGCGTGCCACCGTGTTCGGCTCCGCCGGCGGCCGGCAGCCGACCACACGCTCGAACGCGGCGACGAATGCCGGGTCGCTCAACTCGCCGCGCACGTTGACGAGATCGAGGAACGGCCGCTCGCGCAGCGCGAACTTCTTCGATGCGCGCGCCTGGTGCGCCTTCAGCACGTCGGCCGCGCCGACGAACGGCGACTCGAGCGTCACGCCGCCCGCACCCGCCACCTGCGTCTGGTTTCTCGTTTCATTCCACATGCTGACGCACCCCTTCGGTATCGTAGAAAACCGGGCTCGAGATCTTCGCGGTGATCCGCTTGCCGTTGGCCAGCGGAATCACGACGCTCTCGCCCATCTTGTTCAGGCCGCCCTTCACCACCGCGAGCGCGATCGAGCGTTTCAGGATCGGGCTGTAGTAGCTCGACGTCACGTGGCCGATCATCGGCGTCGGATCGACCGCCGACACCTGCGTGTCCTTCGCGATGATCTGCGCGCCTTCCGGCAGCACGAACTGTTCGTCCTCGGTCAGCAGGCCGACGAACTGCTTGCGGCCTTCCTTCGCGGTATCCGAGCGCGACAGCGAACGCTTGCCGAGAAAGTCCTTCGACTTCGCGACGAGCCCGCCCATCCCGAGGTCGTACGGCGTGATCGAGCCGTCGGTATCCTGGCCGACGATGATGTAGCCCTTCTCCGCGCGCAGCACGTGCATCGTCTCGGTGCCGTACGGCGTGATGTCGAACTCGGCGCCCGCCGCCATCAGCGCTTCCCACACCGCGCGGCCCGCATTCGCCGGCACGTTCACTTCGTAGGCCAGCTCGCCCGAGAAGCTGATCCGCATCACGCGCGCCTTCGCGCCGGCGACGGTGCCGTTGCGGTAGCTCATGAACGGGAACGCTTCGTTGCCGAAGTCGATGTCCTGACACACCTTCTGCACGACCTTGCGGCTCTTCGGGCCGACCACCGCGAACGTCGCCCAGTGATCGGTGACGGACGCGAGCCGCACCTTCATGTCCGGCCATTCGGTCTGCAGCCAGCGCTCGAGCCACGTCAGCACGCGCGCCGCGCCGCCGGTGGTGGTCGTCATCATGAAATGCTGGTCGGCGAGGCGCACGGTCACGCCGTCGTCGAACACCATCCCGTTTTCGTCGAGCATCAACCCATAGCGGCATTTGCCGATTTCGAGCTTGTTCCACGGGTTCGTGTACATCCAGTTCAGCAGCTTCACCGCGTCCGGCCCCTGGATGTCGATCTTGCCGAGCGTCGACGCGTCGAGAATGCCGACGCCGTTACGCACCGCGAGGCATTCGCGCTTC harbors:
- a CDS encoding sarcosine oxidase subunit gamma → MWNETRNQTQVAGAGGVTLESPFVGAADVLKAHQARASKKFALRERPFLDLVNVRGELSDPAFVAAFERVVGCRPPAEPNTVARGAEYDVLWLGPDEWLVRSNGPVQAGVLEAKLAEAVQGAYAAAVDVGSGYTVVEVSGERVRDVIARGCPLDLHPRVFKPGQCAQSHYFKSPITLIPTGDASFEIVVRRSFADYFVRIMLDAAAPLAS
- a CDS encoding lytic transglycosylase domain-containing protein, producing the protein MRRRFFWLIVLSLGIAQQAAAQQAPALPASAPDGLASAPTVASAPLANANDQPNEANRRITSYLTKKFGVAREKAAKLADIVSVTATKYSLPPALVYAIISIESRFQEKARGQHGATGLMQVVPSAHRGMLRNVKDLTEPNANVDAGSRILSGYVKAAGGNVQAGLKSYSGGSSAYAAKVMQRVDSFRFVLEPEDDAKSANTGNDPKAHMVPVSDPSGPAPGANRNAK
- a CDS encoding ABC transporter permease, translated to MTTRGSVRPKRSSLAAYVARAAALALLLVLLLRPAWLHGLFAPFADNGAPVIYDRASLLDLTLAHLGTVALSSLIGTIVAVAAGIAVTRRFGADFLPVARSVVDIGQTFPPVAVLALAVPAVGFGLKPVLIALVLYGLLPIFESTIAGLEDVPRDVVDAARGMGMSGWQQLVSVELPLAFPVIVNGIRLAVVINLGTATIGSTVAARGLGDVIIAGLQTSNTAFVLQGGVIVGLLAVLVSDAIGAIARVASARRA
- a CDS encoding dihydroneopterin aldolase encodes the protein MKPFDEPFVAIDAPRLRGRGWSVFVDELKVPARIGIHAHEHEAPQPIVIDARLGYRCEPSEQGEWIDYDGYCARVASFLSHKPHTRLLETLVADLAVLSFREWPALESLTLSVYKPKIRPGTKRVGVSLDWTRGDYLRWTGAAGQL
- a CDS encoding lysozyme inhibitor LprI family protein, with the protein product MGTRARTAPARRCAARLFAIVALSAAPVSAFAVVDCEQAGPTMDAVRRCVLDQQQQQVDSAYRSLARKLRQRNPDAAAQLAKSQTSWAGFAGDTCNYVKTANPQQTIPSDAWLNCWVDFSQARVRILKKWEAQLTQPN
- the arr gene encoding NAD(+)--rifampin ADP-ribosyltransferase → MSVLDAGPFFHGTKANLRIGDLLTAGFRSNYRDDVVMNHVYFTALPKGAGLAAEMAKGEGRPRVYIVEPTGEFENDPNVTDKKFPGNPTRSYRSTSPLKIVGELDSWEPYDPEFIRQLRSRIETGIGEIIN
- a CDS encoding helix-turn-helix domain-containing protein, encoding MARTLPQPVAIPDPLALDLAALGALVRNRRAQNQMRIDDAADMLGVSKDVLSRLENGRAVSLDKLFKVLDGFGLNLLVVPKRDVQVARKAVRDHATIRAALSGSSGSPEGK
- a CDS encoding HipA domain-containing protein — translated: MIYCLRISADGSPVGELTYDARRDDYGFSYDPAWLARPDAFALSPCIPLDGKPTTGAIQRFVGNLLPEGRALDVAASMYQISKDNVFGLIRMLGKEPVGALSFVPDDEAGQPTEPLEPVRRPISAEELADRIRKRDAIPFPVWDDRVRLSIAGHQDKLQVLVEGEQFALVDGALSSSHILKPDSRSPNAPCMVANEHFCMTLAARMGLPVAHVEIRRIPEPILLIERFDRLVTTDPDDPRRVSAVRRLHVIDGCQALDLPATLKYERNLGNNADVRNIREGVSFEKLFSLTSSLETPVAARTVMLRWALLQLLIGNSDAHGKNISFFVSSTGLEPAPFYDLVCVNVYGDAYVQDMAMAYGDVFRTEELTAFALADFAHRVQIRPALVAREMVRMATLAAELAPGLAESAVYVGDERAWVHRIAEYVRAQAERVRRIAPMVPKVDAALL